A section of the Archaeoglobus neptunius genome encodes:
- a CDS encoding radical SAM protein: MRAAIIDGYVDEPSCLGVPPYISPYPRYIHGMLKELGYNPLYITIDSLRKNYKLQKNLRGFDLAIIIAGIAVPGKYIGGNPMSKKELFSANFARRNILVGPITLELSRKEKEMLADCNIEVVDFPFEKKLVSLFDESVEFSIDRFAVAGADVVRQHPDFPNVICEIETYRGCYWGRCSFCIERIHSLWIRDPRWILREIKALYDSGVRYFRLGRQTDFFTYLADFSREIPVPDPERLKGFHRAIWRLCPGIRTLHLDNVNPKTIAEYPEESREIVKTVVLYQTPGNVAAMGLESADERVIRKNSLCASPEDVMEAVELVNRYGRYPGYNGLPYFLPGLNFVIGLRGETKETFDANYEFLEELVEKGLLLRRINIRQVKIFPGTPMEKEGGKRLRKHRKYFFAFKHRVRENIDRPMFRKILPKGRKITDLRVEVEGEKVSYARQLATYPVLVGLIGRYPGGSFVDARVVDYGQRSVTAIEAGLDVNAATVEQLEYVLGKLSREVYIHRPITSERELEEIAGREALLYFTVGAWKN, encoded by the coding sequence ATGAGAGCTGCGATTATCGATGGGTACGTTGACGAGCCATCCTGTCTGGGAGTACCACCGTACATTTCTCCGTATCCACGCTACATTCATGGAATGCTGAAAGAACTGGGCTACAATCCCCTGTACATTACGATAGACAGCTTAAGGAAGAACTACAAACTGCAAAAGAATCTAAGGGGATTTGATCTGGCAATCATTATTGCGGGCATTGCCGTTCCGGGCAAGTATATTGGTGGAAATCCGATGAGTAAAAAGGAGCTGTTCTCTGCAAATTTTGCTAGAAGGAACATTCTGGTTGGACCGATAACTCTCGAACTTTCGAGAAAAGAGAAGGAAATGCTAGCCGACTGCAATATTGAGGTCGTTGACTTTCCATTCGAAAAGAAGTTGGTTTCGCTGTTCGATGAGAGTGTTGAGTTTAGCATCGACAGGTTTGCAGTAGCCGGGGCTGATGTTGTCAGGCAGCATCCGGATTTTCCAAATGTAATATGTGAGATTGAAACTTACAGGGGATGCTACTGGGGCAGATGCTCCTTCTGCATAGAAAGAATACACAGTTTATGGATCCGAGATCCAAGGTGGATTTTGAGGGAGATAAAAGCCCTTTACGATTCTGGAGTCAGATATTTCAGACTTGGGAGACAGACGGACTTCTTCACGTACCTGGCTGATTTCAGCAGGGAAATTCCGGTTCCAGATCCGGAGAGATTGAAAGGGTTTCACAGAGCGATCTGGAGACTCTGTCCCGGGATCAGAACCCTCCATCTCGACAACGTAAACCCGAAAACCATAGCTGAATATCCCGAGGAATCCAGAGAGATCGTGAAGACAGTAGTTCTGTATCAAACACCGGGGAATGTGGCTGCCATGGGTCTGGAGAGTGCAGATGAAAGAGTTATCAGGAAAAACTCGCTCTGCGCCTCACCTGAGGATGTGATGGAGGCAGTTGAGCTTGTCAACAGATACGGAAGATATCCAGGATATAACGGCCTTCCTTATTTTCTGCCCGGTTTGAACTTCGTAATTGGGCTCAGGGGTGAGACAAAGGAGACGTTTGATGCAAACTATGAATTTCTTGAGGAACTTGTGGAGAAAGGCCTTTTGCTCAGGAGAATCAACATAAGACAGGTTAAGATATTTCCCGGAACACCGATGGAAAAAGAGGGTGGAAAAAGGCTCAGGAAGCACAGAAAATACTTTTTTGCGTTCAAACACAGGGTGAGGGAAAACATTGACAGACCAATGTTCAGAAAAATTCTCCCAAAGGGTAGAAAAATCACAGATTTGAGGGTGGAGGTGGAGGGTGAGAAGGTGAGCTATGCCAGACAGCTCGCAACATATCCGGTTCTCGTGGGCCTTATTGGGAGATACCCCGGAGGTAGTTTTGTTGACGCCAGAGTTGTTGACTACGGCCAGAGAAGTGTAACCGCCATTGAGGCAGGGCTTGATGTGAATGCAGCAACCGTGGAGCAGCTTGAGTATGTGCTTGGAAAATTGAGCCGTGAGGTTTATATTCACAGACCCATTACTTCTGAAAGAGAGTTAGAGGAAATTGCAGGAAGGGAAGCACTCCTTTACTTCACTGTGGGGGCTTGGAAAAATTAG
- a CDS encoding ABC transporter ATP-binding protein, producing MKAVECRDVWMVYRTFMERGVTALKGVSLEVDEGEIFGILGPNGAGKTTLISVLSTILIPTKGEVRIAGMDAFKNTKKVRERINISSGVRLPWGLKVYECLRFYSLCYGITEKNVIERLIAEFELEEHRNKRFDDLSAGNKQKLNLARAFLNDPDVVFLDEPTANLDPDMAKKIRDMILRIQQEKNVTIILTTHNMREAEMLCDRIAFIKDGRIIAVGTSEELKRRIRARERIVVKSKNADVDSQVFYVDDAERELPRVLLELAGRGIEIESVKVEEVTLEDVFIELAEGSQ from the coding sequence GTGAAGGCCGTTGAATGCAGGGATGTATGGATGGTTTACAGGACATTTATGGAGAGGGGAGTCACGGCACTCAAAGGTGTAAGTCTTGAGGTTGATGAAGGGGAGATTTTTGGCATTCTTGGCCCAAATGGGGCTGGAAAAACGACCCTTATATCTGTCCTTTCAACAATACTTATTCCCACCAAAGGTGAGGTCAGAATTGCGGGTATGGATGCATTCAAAAATACAAAAAAAGTTAGAGAGCGGATAAACATCTCCAGCGGTGTCAGGCTCCCGTGGGGCCTGAAAGTCTACGAGTGTCTTAGATTCTACTCTCTCTGCTACGGGATAACCGAGAAAAATGTAATTGAGAGGCTGATAGCAGAATTTGAGCTTGAAGAGCACAGGAACAAGAGGTTTGATGACCTCTCAGCAGGAAACAAACAAAAGCTGAATCTGGCCAGAGCTTTTCTAAATGATCCGGATGTTGTTTTTCTGGATGAGCCGACAGCCAACCTTGATCCGGATATGGCAAAAAAGATCAGGGATATGATCCTGAGGATTCAGCAGGAGAAAAATGTTACCATAATCCTAACTACACACAATATGAGGGAAGCTGAGATGCTCTGTGATAGAATTGCATTTATCAAAGATGGCAGAATCATTGCAGTTGGCACCTCAGAGGAGCTAAAACGTCGCATCAGGGCTAGAGAACGGATAGTGGTAAAGTCTAAGAATGCTGATGTGGATTCGCAGGTATTTTATGTGGATGATGCTGAGAGGGAATTGCCCAGAGTGCTTCTCGAACTGGCAGGGAGGGGAATTGAGATTGAATCCGTCAAGGTGGAGGAGGTTACCCTTGAAGACGTATTCATCGAGCTTGCTGAAGGTTCTCAGTGA
- the ade gene encoding adenine deaminase — MSSLTVSKLRRVIEVARGERRADLVIKNAQIVNVITEEILEGDIAICDDLIAGVGSYSGIREINADGLFAVPGLIDAHTHIEMSMLTVSEFARIVVPAGTTCVVADPHEIANVLGRKGVELMLEEAKRTPLRLYCQVPSSVPSSHLETSGAEINVEDVVYLQKLEGVIGLAEMMNFPGVINAEEEVLQKIVSSRRTVDGHAPGLRGKELNAYISAGIGSDHECTSLEEAEEKLRLGMWVMIREGSAARNLNSLKGIAGNRHTMLVTDGDRSVRDIIEQGYLDHVFRRAVEEGIDEIKALQMLTINPAEYFGIKAGAITPSRYADIILVENLREFRVKRVISGGKEPKFEHFKYPEFAKNTVRASRVTEDDLRISGTGYARIIEVYDGEIVTGESVERVDGVDVSRDVLKAVVVERHRGSGRIGKAYVRGFGFKRGAVAQTIAHDAHNIVAVGAEDRDICTAVNRVIELQGGIVVVDEHVKAELPLPVAGIMSDERAEIVAEKLQMVEEAIWNLGCELRSPIITLSFIALPVIPKLKVTDLGLIDVEKFTVAEVYSRSRASTS, encoded by the coding sequence ATGTCCTCTCTGACTGTTAGCAAGCTGCGGAGAGTTATTGAGGTCGCGAGGGGTGAGAGGAGAGCGGATCTTGTTATTAAAAACGCTCAAATTGTGAACGTTATAACCGAGGAGATTCTGGAGGGGGACATTGCGATATGTGACGATCTGATTGCTGGTGTGGGAAGTTATTCCGGCATCAGGGAGATTAATGCGGACGGCCTTTTTGCAGTGCCGGGACTGATTGATGCGCACACACATATCGAGATGTCAATGCTGACAGTTTCTGAGTTTGCCAGAATAGTTGTACCAGCGGGAACAACCTGCGTTGTTGCCGATCCGCATGAAATTGCGAATGTTCTGGGGAGGAAAGGAGTTGAGTTGATGCTTGAAGAGGCAAAAAGGACACCTTTAAGGCTTTATTGCCAGGTCCCATCCAGCGTTCCGTCTTCACATCTTGAAACGTCGGGAGCTGAAATCAACGTTGAGGATGTGGTATATCTGCAAAAACTTGAAGGTGTGATAGGTCTGGCGGAAATGATGAATTTTCCGGGCGTAATCAATGCTGAAGAGGAAGTTCTTCAGAAAATCGTCTCATCGAGGAGAACTGTTGATGGACACGCTCCCGGTTTGAGAGGAAAAGAACTCAACGCCTACATCTCTGCCGGGATAGGTTCCGACCATGAATGCACCAGTCTTGAAGAGGCCGAGGAGAAGCTGAGGCTTGGGATGTGGGTTATGATACGAGAAGGATCTGCTGCCAGAAATCTGAATTCTCTAAAGGGAATAGCCGGGAACAGACACACAATGCTTGTTACTGATGGCGACAGGAGCGTCAGAGACATTATCGAGCAGGGCTATCTTGACCACGTCTTTAGAAGGGCTGTTGAAGAGGGAATCGATGAGATTAAAGCACTTCAGATGCTGACCATCAATCCTGCAGAATATTTCGGGATAAAAGCTGGAGCAATCACACCATCCAGGTATGCCGACATCATCCTCGTTGAGAATCTGAGGGAATTTAGAGTTAAGAGGGTAATTTCGGGTGGTAAAGAGCCGAAATTCGAGCATTTCAAGTATCCGGAATTTGCAAAAAATACCGTAAGGGCAAGTCGAGTAACCGAGGATGACTTGAGGATTTCCGGTACAGGTTATGCGAGAATTATAGAGGTTTACGATGGGGAGATAGTTACTGGGGAAAGCGTTGAACGTGTGGATGGGGTGGATGTTTCAAGAGACGTTCTCAAGGCAGTTGTTGTGGAAAGGCACAGGGGGAGTGGCCGGATAGGGAAAGCTTACGTGAGGGGGTTTGGATTCAAAAGAGGGGCTGTAGCGCAGACAATAGCTCACGATGCCCACAACATTGTGGCGGTAGGTGCGGAAGATAGGGATATTTGCACGGCGGTAAACAGGGTCATTGAGTTGCAGGGCGGGATAGTTGTCGTCGACGAGCACGTAAAGGCTGAACTGCCGTTACCTGTTGCAGGGATAATGAGTGATGAAAGAGCAGAGATCGTTGCAGAAAAACTTCAGATGGTGGAAGAGGCGATATGGAATCTGGGATGCGAACTCAGAAGCCCCATCATAACCCTTTCCTTCATAGCCCTCCCCGTAATTCCCAAGCTGAAGGTGACGGATTTGGGCCTAATAGATGTTGAAAAGTTTACCGTTGCTGAGGTATACAGTCGATCTCGGGCGAGTACTTCTTGA
- a CDS encoding type II toxin-antitoxin system HicA family toxin, with product MKLPRDLSGEKLAKLLRKYGYEVTRQTGSHIRLTTTLKGEHNITIPRHKALKPGTLNSILKDVAEHLGIDKRRLMEELFG from the coding sequence ATGAAGCTTCCGAGAGACCTGAGCGGTGAGAAGCTTGCCAAGTTGCTGAGAAAATACGGTTATGAGGTTACGAGGCAGACAGGGAGCCACATTAGACTCACAACCACTTTGAAGGGAGAACATAACATAACAATACCCAGACACAAGGCTTTGAAGCCCGGAACTCTCAACTCCATTCTTAAAGACGTTGCAGAACACCTCGGAATCGATAAAAGGAGGCTGATGGAGGAATTGTTTGGCTGA
- a CDS encoding type II toxin-antitoxin system HicB family antitoxin: MQTIKEIIFLVEETDDGYIAQALGHSIFTQADTLDELKEMVKDAVECHFDEEERPKIIRLHIVRQEVITV, encoded by the coding sequence ATGCAAACAATAAAGGAGATAATCTTTCTCGTTGAGGAGACCGATGATGGTTATATAGCCCAAGCTCTTGGACACTCAATATTCACCCAAGCAGATACTCTTGATGAGCTCAAAGAGATGGTAAAGGATGCTGTAGAATGCCATTTCGACGAAGAAGAGAGACCGAAGATAATCCGTCTCCACATCGTCAGGCAAGAGGTCATAACCGTATGA
- a CDS encoding nucleotidyltransferase family protein, with protein MKTIIMAGGYATRLWPITKTKAKPLLPIGTKKIVDVVYEKVSKFDAEILLSTNKRFEEDFRKWAEGKNVKIIVENTTREEEKLGAVRALAQIVENIEDDFLVIAGDNIFSFDLDPLIELFNSKKKPVTALYDVGDFELAKRYGVAEIEGGIVKKFYEKPERPPSTLAGIAIYVFPSEVAEILQEYVGSNEISDNLGDFLSHLCQTMDVYGYAFSNGNWYDVGNPDSYIEAFKFYTDSYVDENVEIAKAAKIIEPVVIEKDVVIRGRSIIGPYAFIGEGCEIDSSDVSESVVFSKTVLKKVRLWRSIIDDDCEIRNIELSGSIIGGHARIQRG; from the coding sequence ATGAAAACAATAATAATGGCGGGAGGCTACGCTACGAGGCTTTGGCCGATAACAAAAACAAAAGCGAAGCCTTTGCTTCCCATAGGGACGAAAAAGATAGTGGATGTTGTATATGAGAAAGTTTCAAAGTTTGATGCTGAAATTTTACTCTCCACAAACAAGAGATTTGAGGAGGATTTTAGGAAATGGGCAGAGGGAAAGAACGTAAAAATTATTGTTGAGAACACTACAAGGGAGGAGGAGAAACTTGGTGCAGTTAGAGCGCTTGCGCAGATAGTGGAAAACATTGAAGATGATTTTCTGGTTATTGCTGGAGACAATATTTTCTCTTTCGATCTGGATCCTTTGATAGAGCTTTTCAACTCCAAGAAGAAGCCTGTAACAGCCCTGTATGATGTTGGCGATTTTGAACTGGCAAAGAGATACGGTGTGGCAGAAATTGAGGGAGGTATTGTCAAAAAGTTCTACGAAAAGCCGGAAAGGCCCCCGTCCACACTTGCAGGAATAGCCATTTACGTTTTCCCGTCGGAAGTTGCGGAGATTCTCCAGGAGTATGTTGGCAGCAATGAGATAAGCGATAATCTTGGAGACTTCCTCAGCCATCTCTGTCAGACCATGGATGTTTATGGCTATGCGTTTTCCAACGGCAACTGGTATGATGTTGGAAACCCCGACTCATACATCGAGGCATTCAAATTCTATACAGACAGCTACGTTGACGAGAACGTTGAGATCGCAAAAGCTGCAAAAATAATAGAACCCGTTGTTATTGAAAAAGATGTTGTTATAAGGGGGAGATCGATTATAGGACCTTATGCCTTCATCGGAGAGGGATGTGAGATAGATTCTTCCGACGTCAGTGAAAGCGTCGTTTTCTCAAAGACCGTATTAAAAAAAGTCAGACTCTGGAGGAGTATAATCGATGATGACTGTGAGATAAGGAATATCGAGCTTAGCGGATCCATAATCGGAGGTCATGCAAGGATTCAGAGAGGATGA
- a CDS encoding phosphoribosyltransferase yields MKFKCILYTWEDIHRLCRKLSEEIRKSGFEPDVVVAIARGGWVPARIVCDYLDIKELYSVMTEHWGVATRTGEARIVQPLNVDIRGKKVLIVDDVADTGDTINIVSKHVREYSPAELKVAVVDYKKTSKYVPDFYAAKMEGWKWIVYPWSMKEELRDLINRTGAKTAKEAVVALKEEFDVDVSEDIVRDVLSDC; encoded by the coding sequence ATGAAATTCAAGTGCATTCTCTATACATGGGAGGACATTCATAGGCTGTGTCGAAAACTGTCAGAGGAGATAAGGAAGAGTGGGTTCGAACCGGACGTGGTTGTGGCGATAGCTAGGGGTGGATGGGTACCGGCAAGGATAGTCTGTGACTATCTCGACATCAAAGAACTTTACAGCGTTATGACCGAGCACTGGGGTGTGGCTACGAGAACTGGGGAGGCGAGGATAGTCCAGCCGTTGAACGTTGATATACGTGGTAAAAAAGTTCTGATTGTCGATGACGTCGCAGATACCGGGGATACGATTAACATTGTCTCAAAGCATGTGAGAGAATACTCACCGGCAGAGCTAAAGGTTGCAGTTGTTGATTACAAGAAAACATCCAAGTACGTCCCAGACTTTTATGCTGCCAAGATGGAGGGGTGGAAGTGGATAGTGTACCCGTGGAGCATGAAGGAGGAGCTTAGAGATCTCATTAACAGAACCGGAGCCAAGACTGCCAAGGAGGCAGTGGTAGCTTTGAAGGAAGAATTCGATGTAGACGTTAGTGAGGATATTGTGAGAGATGTCCTCTCTGACTGTTAG
- a CDS encoding ABC transporter permease, with protein MKTYSSSLLKVLSETIAFAYRNYAVTKNEFYAIFEMLFWPVVSLISVGLLGEFLYLSKNEIAFIMIGVIALSVIQIIQIDVTYVMLLDMWSMSLKYIIVTPMPFYRMVIGAWLFGSMRGLVSLVLLVILSARLFGFTFSLPLLPAILFIAGMLLSAMLIGIFNCVLILVFGRRAEIFAWTLTAIVMLFCGIYYPVSILPEPFKTAGLLIPITHYLEYFRTFYGFPSTFPNPFLIGIAETVVYLAVLLIVAELSMKRARKTGLVLKLSE; from the coding sequence TTGAAGACGTATTCATCGAGCTTGCTGAAGGTTCTCAGTGAGACGATCGCCTTTGCGTACAGGAATTATGCTGTGACCAAGAATGAGTTTTATGCGATATTCGAAATGCTCTTCTGGCCGGTTGTCAGCTTAATTTCCGTTGGTCTGCTTGGAGAATTTCTCTACCTGTCTAAAAACGAAATTGCATTCATTATGATCGGAGTCATTGCCCTGAGCGTCATTCAGATCATCCAGATCGACGTTACCTACGTTATGCTGCTTGATATGTGGAGCATGAGTTTGAAGTACATAATTGTGACACCCATGCCGTTCTACAGGATGGTAATAGGAGCGTGGCTTTTTGGGTCGATGAGAGGCCTTGTTTCATTGGTTCTGCTGGTCATACTCAGTGCGAGACTGTTCGGCTTCACATTCTCGCTTCCATTACTGCCAGCCATTCTTTTTATTGCAGGAATGTTACTCAGTGCGATGCTGATCGGGATTTTCAATTGTGTTTTGATTCTCGTATTTGGGAGAAGGGCTGAGATTTTTGCATGGACTCTGACCGCTATTGTTATGCTTTTCTGCGGAATTTACTACCCTGTTTCAATTCTTCCGGAACCCTTCAAAACAGCCGGTCTTCTGATACCCATAACCCACTACCTGGAGTATTTCAGAACATTTTATGGCTTTCCATCAACTTTTCCAAATCCTTTCCTGATTGGAATTGCTGAAACAGTCGTCTATCTCGCAGTATTGTTAATAGTAGCTGAGTTAAGCATGAAAAGAGCGAGAAAAACCGGGCTGGTGCTTAAGCTCTCAGAGTGA
- the tsaA gene encoding tRNA (N6-threonylcarbamoyladenosine(37)-N6)-methyltransferase TrmO — protein MQVVLRPIGFVRSPYKSMSDAPRQGRYSDRISEIVIYGEFKDGLDGLENCRYAIVLYWMDRASREKLKVVPPGEKKERGVFSTRSPSRPNPVGLCVVEILEIRENILVVRWLDALNNSPVLDIKKYSPEIDCIPQQR, from the coding sequence ATGCAGGTCGTCCTGAGGCCAATCGGATTCGTAAGATCTCCCTACAAAAGTATGAGCGACGCACCCAGACAGGGCAGGTATTCCGATAGGATATCTGAGATAGTCATCTATGGTGAATTTAAGGATGGACTTGATGGCCTTGAAAACTGCAGATACGCCATTGTTCTTTACTGGATGGACAGGGCGAGTAGAGAAAAGCTTAAAGTGGTTCCTCCGGGAGAGAAGAAAGAGAGGGGAGTTTTCTCAACGAGATCGCCAAGCAGACCAAATCCCGTTGGACTGTGCGTTGTGGAGATACTCGAAATCAGGGAAAACATCCTGGTGGTGAGATGGCTAGATGCCCTGAATAACTCCCCGGTGCTGGACATCAAGAAGTACTCGCCCGAGATCGACTGTATACCTCAGCAACGGTAA
- a CDS encoding ORC1-type DNA replication protein, with the protein MNIFENLLSVVNIFKNRDVLRHSYNPEKLPHREEQINQLALLLSPLLRGGTPSNIFIYGKTGTGKTATVKFVGRQLEEASKKAKQNVVVHYINCEIVDTAYRVLASIARKFGSNVPMTGWPTDQVYDEVKKVLERKRARVLIILDEIDKLVKKAEEALYGLTRINSELENSSISLIGISNNLKFKNFLDARVLSSLSEEEIVFPPYNAGQLEDILMQRAKMAFEDGVLEEGVIQLCAAYAAQEHGDARKALDLLRVSAEIAERERDTKVRVEHVKKARRKIETDYVIETVRTLPIHSKILLYSMALISETSEKFTTGEVYCVYKKLCNRVGVDSLTQRRISDLISELDMLGVVNSVIISKGRYGRTREMKLETDDKALRRVLEEDYRLQSLKNYEGELRKFASLKFFE; encoded by the coding sequence ATGAATATCTTCGAAAATCTTTTGAGCGTTGTCAATATATTTAAAAATAGGGATGTCTTAAGGCATAGTTACAACCCAGAAAAGCTCCCGCACAGGGAAGAACAGATAAATCAACTGGCTTTGTTGCTCTCACCCCTGCTCAGGGGAGGCACTCCATCAAATATTTTTATCTATGGAAAAACAGGTACGGGAAAGACCGCTACAGTAAAATTTGTAGGGAGACAGCTTGAGGAGGCCAGTAAAAAGGCAAAACAGAATGTTGTTGTCCACTACATTAACTGCGAAATTGTTGATACTGCATATAGGGTTCTTGCAAGCATAGCGAGAAAATTCGGGAGCAACGTTCCCATGACCGGCTGGCCCACCGATCAGGTTTATGACGAGGTGAAAAAGGTTCTTGAAAGGAAGAGGGCCAGAGTTCTTATAATTCTTGACGAGATAGATAAGCTGGTTAAGAAGGCAGAAGAGGCCCTTTATGGTCTGACAAGGATAAATTCGGAGCTCGAAAACTCCAGTATAAGTCTGATCGGCATTTCAAATAATCTCAAGTTCAAAAATTTCCTCGATGCCAGAGTTTTAAGCTCGTTAAGTGAGGAGGAGATAGTTTTCCCTCCCTACAATGCGGGACAGCTTGAGGACATTCTCATGCAGAGAGCAAAAATGGCGTTCGAGGATGGTGTTCTGGAGGAGGGCGTGATACAACTGTGTGCGGCCTACGCTGCTCAGGAACATGGTGATGCCAGAAAAGCTCTGGATCTGCTCAGAGTAAGTGCTGAAATCGCTGAAAGGGAGCGGGATACAAAGGTAAGGGTTGAGCACGTGAAAAAGGCTCGAAGGAAAATTGAAACCGATTATGTGATTGAGACGGTCAGAACCCTTCCGATACACAGCAAGATACTTCTTTACAGTATGGCTTTGATCTCAGAAACGAGCGAGAAGTTCACGACAGGAGAGGTGTACTGTGTTTACAAGAAGCTCTGCAACAGGGTGGGCGTGGATTCACTGACTCAGCGAAGGATCAGTGATCTGATATCAGAATTGGATATGCTCGGTGTTGTGAACTCAGTAATAATCTCAAAGGGAAGATATGGTAGAACAAGGGAAATGAAGCTCGAAACTGATGATAAAGCGCTGAGAAGGGTACTGGAAGAAGACTACAGATTGCAGTCTCTGAAAAATTATGAGGGTGAGCTGAGGAAGTTTGCAAGCCTGA